In a single window of the Streptomyces cinnabarinus genome:
- a CDS encoding GNAT family N-acetyltransferase: protein MRNYGPDVLTVADELAQAYVEIFTAPPWDGRDVDETRAKFRERLETDARRPGFRAVIEWSDDGEMAGFATGWTTRAPFRTDRAYGKVTRRLGAARIDELLMGTTEVDELGVRPRARGTGLGRRLLSALVSTAPGGRAWLLTWDQAHDTVRFYRHLGWQEPEPSPGDGTDIVVFLSPTPS, encoded by the coding sequence ATGCGGAACTACGGCCCGGACGTGCTCACTGTCGCCGACGAACTCGCCCAAGCGTACGTCGAGATCTTCACGGCGCCGCCCTGGGACGGGCGGGACGTCGACGAGACCCGCGCGAAGTTCCGCGAGCGCCTGGAGACCGATGCGCGACGTCCCGGATTCCGGGCGGTCATCGAGTGGTCGGACGACGGCGAGATGGCCGGATTCGCCACGGGGTGGACGACCCGGGCACCGTTCCGCACGGACCGCGCCTACGGAAAGGTGACCCGGCGCCTGGGCGCGGCCCGGATCGACGAGTTGCTGATGGGAACCACGGAGGTGGACGAGTTGGGCGTGCGGCCCCGCGCGCGGGGCACCGGGCTCGGCCGGCGCCTGCTGTCGGCGCTCGTCTCCACCGCGCCCGGCGGGCGTGCCTGGCTGCTCACCTGGGACCAGGCGCACGACACCGTGCGGTTCTACCGCCACCTCGGCTGGCAGGAGCCCGAGCCGTCGCCCGGCGACGGGACGGACATCGTGGTCTTCCTGTCGCCGACGCCGTCCTGA
- a CDS encoding esterase-like activity of phytase family protein encodes MSPHATGRRRVHRSVAAGVPLAVMAVLAATGPAAGTPSDDARVIGTATLGDIPLAAFSNALLPGTVADDRGVDLGGIGSDIYPTGRKGEYWTVTDRGPNGQIKVDGTKRRTFPVPGFDPAIVKIRVSGGTVRVIDAIPITTSSGKPVTGLPNQASRDEAPYNYNASTPGSYNPNGLDTEGIVRAKDGSFWLVDEYGPSLVHVSARGKVLTRYVPEGLNLTGADYPVVEALPSVLLHRKINRGFEGLAQLPGGDLVMAVQSPLSLPDADAGEASRTTRLLRFSPKNKAVTAEYAYRFDAVNVVDPSEDDTSELKISSLVAVGGNRLLVQERTDKAARLHLVRLDKDANILGGSWDDDTTSPSLEQLDDPAAAGVPVLTKKLVVDLGTIDGVPGKIEGVARVGHDTLALINDNDFGMTDGTGAFDAQGRLVDSGIETTVTYVRLPRGI; translated from the coding sequence ATGTCCCCGCACGCCACTGGCCGGCGCCGCGTCCACCGTTCCGTCGCGGCGGGCGTACCCCTCGCCGTCATGGCCGTCCTCGCGGCAACCGGCCCCGCCGCGGGCACCCCGTCCGACGACGCCCGGGTCATCGGCACCGCCACCCTGGGCGACATACCCCTGGCCGCGTTCAGCAACGCGCTGCTGCCCGGCACGGTGGCCGACGACCGGGGTGTCGACCTCGGCGGCATCGGCAGCGACATCTACCCGACCGGCCGCAAGGGCGAGTACTGGACCGTCACCGACCGCGGCCCCAACGGCCAGATCAAGGTGGACGGCACCAAGCGCCGCACCTTCCCCGTCCCCGGCTTCGACCCGGCGATCGTCAAGATCCGTGTCTCCGGCGGCACCGTACGCGTGATCGACGCCATTCCGATCACCACCTCGTCCGGCAAGCCCGTCACCGGCCTGCCCAACCAGGCGAGCCGTGACGAGGCCCCCTACAACTACAACGCGAGCACGCCGGGGTCGTACAACCCCAACGGCCTCGACACCGAGGGCATCGTGCGGGCCAAGGACGGGAGCTTCTGGCTGGTCGACGAGTACGGGCCCTCGCTCGTGCACGTCTCCGCGCGCGGGAAGGTGCTCACGCGGTACGTGCCCGAAGGGCTGAACCTCACGGGTGCCGACTACCCGGTGGTCGAGGCGCTGCCCTCGGTGCTGCTGCACCGCAAGATCAACCGCGGTTTCGAGGGGCTCGCCCAACTGCCCGGCGGTGACCTCGTGATGGCCGTGCAGAGCCCGCTCTCGCTGCCGGACGCGGATGCCGGGGAGGCCTCGCGCACGACCCGTCTGCTGCGCTTCTCGCCGAAGAACAAGGCGGTCACCGCCGAGTACGCCTACCGCTTCGACGCGGTGAACGTGGTGGACCCGAGCGAGGACGATACCTCCGAGCTCAAGATCTCTTCGCTGGTCGCCGTCGGGGGCAACCGTCTGCTGGTGCAGGAGCGCACCGACAAGGCCGCCCGGCTGCACCTGGTGCGGCTGGACAAGGACGCGAACATCCTCGGTGGCTCCTGGGACGACGACACCACGTCCCCGTCGCTGGAGCAGCTCGACGACCCGGCCGCCGCCGGTGTGCCCGTCCTCACCAAGAAGCTGGTCGTCGACCTCGGCACCATCGACGGGGTGCCCGGCAAGATCGAGGGCGTCGCGCGCGTGGGCCACGACACGCTGGCCCTGATCAACGACAACGACTTCGGGATGACCGACGGGACGGGCGCGTTCGACGCGCAGGGCCGACTGGTCGACAGCGGCATCGAGACGACGGTGACCTACGTCCGTCTGCCGCGCGGCATCTGA
- the xylA gene encoding xylose isomerase codes for MNYQPTPEDRFTFGLWTVGWQGRDPFGDATRRALDPVETVQRLAELGAHGVTFHDDDLIPFGSSDTEREAHIKRFRQALDATGMAVPMATTNLFTHPVFKDGAFTANDRDVRRYALRKTIRNIDLAVELGAKTYVAWGGREGAESGAAKDVRVALDRMKEAFDLLGEYVTAQGYDLRFAIEPKPNEPRGDILLPTVGHALAFIERLERPELYGVNPEVGHEQMAGLNFPHGIAQALWADKLFHIDLNGQSGIKYDQDLRFGAGDLRAAFWLVDLLESAGYAGPRHFDFKPPRTEDLDGVWASAAGCMRNYLILKERAAAFRADPEVQEALRASRLDELAQRTAADGLEALLADRTAFEDFDAEAAAARGMAFEQLDQLAMDHLLGARG; via the coding sequence ATGAACTACCAGCCCACCCCCGAGGACAGGTTCACCTTCGGCCTGTGGACCGTCGGCTGGCAGGGACGGGACCCCTTCGGCGACGCCACCCGTCGCGCCCTCGACCCGGTCGAGACGGTGCAGCGCCTGGCCGAGCTCGGCGCCCACGGCGTCACGTTCCACGACGACGACCTGATCCCCTTCGGATCCTCCGACACCGAGCGCGAGGCGCACATCAAGCGCTTCCGGCAGGCCCTGGACGCCACCGGCATGGCCGTGCCGATGGCCACCACCAACCTCTTCACGCATCCCGTCTTCAAGGACGGCGCGTTCACCGCGAACGACCGTGACGTGCGCCGGTACGCCCTGCGCAAGACCATCCGCAACATCGACCTGGCGGTCGAGCTGGGCGCGAAGACCTACGTCGCCTGGGGCGGCCGCGAGGGCGCCGAGTCCGGTGCTGCCAAGGACGTGCGCGTCGCGCTGGACCGCATGAAGGAGGCCTTCGACCTGCTGGGCGAGTACGTCACCGCCCAGGGCTACGACCTGCGCTTCGCCATCGAGCCCAAGCCGAACGAGCCCCGCGGCGACATCCTGCTGCCCACGGTCGGCCACGCGCTGGCGTTCATCGAGCGCCTGGAGCGCCCCGAGCTGTACGGCGTCAACCCCGAGGTCGGCCACGAGCAGATGGCCGGGCTGAACTTCCCGCACGGCATCGCCCAGGCCCTGTGGGCGGACAAGCTCTTCCACATCGACCTCAACGGTCAGTCCGGCATCAAGTACGACCAGGACCTGCGCTTCGGCGCCGGTGACCTGCGCGCCGCCTTCTGGCTCGTCGACCTGCTGGAGAGCGCCGGGTACGCCGGACCGCGCCACTTCGACTTCAAGCCGCCGCGGACCGAGGACCTGGACGGTGTGTGGGCGTCCGCCGCGGGCTGCATGCGCAACTACCTGATCCTCAAGGAGCGCGCGGCCGCCTTCCGCGCGGACCCGGAGGTCCAGGAGGCGCTGCGGGCCTCGCGCCTGGACGAGCTGGCGCAGCGCACCGCCGCCGACGGCCTTGAGGCCCTGCTCGCCGACCGCACCGCCTTCGAGGACTTCGACGCCGAGGCGGCCGCCGCGCGCGGGATGGCCTTCGAGCAGCTCGACCAGCTGGCCATGGACCATCTGCTGGGGGCGCGTGGCTGA
- the xylB gene encoding xylulokinase yields MSAAEGPLVVGVDTSTQSTKALVVDAATGEVVASGQAPHTVSSGAGRESDPRQWWDALCEALHQCGDAAHEAAAVSIGGQQHGLVTLDERGEPVRPAMLWNDVRSAPQARRLVEELGGPKAWAERTGSVPGASFTVTKWAWLAEHEPDAVRATKAVRLPHDYLTERLTGQGTTDRGDASGTGWWASGTESYDAETLAHVGLDPALLPRVVRPGEVAGTVRDHHELPFSKGTLVAPGTGDNAAAALGLGLRPGTPVLSLGTSGTVYAVSRHRPADPSGTVAGFADAHGDWLPLACTLNCTLAVDRVAALLGLDREAVEPTADVTLLPYLDGERTPNLPNASGLLLGLRHDTTAGQLLQAAYDGAVHSLLGALDLVLDADADRSAPLLLIGGGARGTAWQQTVRRLSGRPVQVPEAKELVALGAAAQAAGLLTGEDPAAVARRWNTAAGPVLDAVERDEATLARIAGVLSDAAPLLERGSQAR; encoded by the coding sequence ATGTCAGCAGCCGAAGGACCGCTCGTCGTCGGCGTGGACACGTCCACCCAGTCCACCAAGGCCCTCGTCGTCGACGCGGCCACCGGGGAGGTCGTCGCGAGCGGCCAGGCCCCGCACACGGTGTCTTCCGGGGCGGGCCGCGAGTCCGACCCCCGCCAGTGGTGGGACGCCCTGTGCGAGGCCCTGCACCAGTGCGGCGACGCCGCCCACGAGGCCGCGGCGGTGTCGATCGGCGGCCAGCAGCACGGCCTGGTCACGCTGGACGAGCGGGGCGAACCGGTCCGCCCGGCGATGCTCTGGAACGACGTCCGCTCCGCTCCGCAGGCCCGCCGTCTCGTCGAGGAGCTGGGCGGACCGAAGGCCTGGGCGGAGCGCACCGGCAGCGTCCCCGGCGCCTCCTTCACGGTGACGAAGTGGGCCTGGCTGGCCGAGCACGAGCCGGACGCCGTCCGCGCGACGAAGGCGGTACGACTCCCGCACGACTACCTCACCGAGCGCCTCACGGGCCAGGGCACCACCGACCGCGGCGACGCCTCCGGCACCGGCTGGTGGGCGTCCGGGACGGAGTCGTACGACGCGGAGACCCTGGCGCATGTCGGCCTCGACCCCGCGCTGCTCCCGCGCGTGGTGCGGCCCGGCGAGGTGGCGGGCACCGTGCGCGACCACCATGAGCTGCCGTTCTCCAAGGGCACCCTGGTCGCCCCCGGCACCGGCGACAACGCCGCCGCCGCGCTCGGTCTCGGCCTGCGCCCCGGCACCCCCGTGCTCAGCCTCGGCACCTCCGGGACGGTGTACGCGGTGTCCAGGCACCGACCGGCGGACCCGTCCGGCACGGTCGCGGGGTTCGCCGACGCGCACGGCGACTGGCTGCCGCTGGCCTGCACCCTGAACTGCACGCTCGCCGTCGACCGCGTGGCGGCTCTGCTCGGCCTGGACCGTGAGGCCGTTGAGCCCACCGCCGACGTCACGCTCCTGCCCTACCTGGACGGCGAACGCACTCCGAACCTGCCGAACGCCTCCGGACTGCTGCTGGGCCTGCGCCACGACACGACGGCCGGCCAGCTCCTCCAGGCCGCCTACGACGGTGCCGTGCACTCCCTGCTCGGCGCGTTGGACCTGGTCCTCGACGCGGACGCGGACCGCTCGGCGCCGCTGCTGCTGATCGGCGGCGGCGCTCGCGGCACGGCCTGGCAGCAGACCGTACGCAGGCTGTCGGGCCGTCCGGTGCAGGTGCCCGAGGCCAAGGAGCTGGTGGCGCTCGGCGCCGCGGCCCAGGCGGCCGGACTGCTGACCGGCGAGGATCCGGCCGCGGTCGCCCGCCGCTGGAACACCGCGGCGGGCCCGGTGCTGGACGCCGTGGAGCGGGACGAGGCGACCCTGGCCCGGATCGCCGGGGTACTCTCCGACGCGGCCCCGCTGCTGGAGCGGGGATCGCAGGCCCGGTGA
- a CDS encoding ROK family transcriptional regulator, giving the protein MTAPLHEPHPAGPGRALPDTQQGMRRRNLARVMHTVSAEGPLSRAAVASRIGLTRAAISTLVDELIRSGLIEELGPERPGRVGRPGSALAVSAHGPAGIGAEIGVDHLAVCAVDLRGAIRARAVRHGANRGRSAEPVIRELTELVHRVVAEADAEGLWPAGLAVAVPGLVARDGRTVVRAPNLAWHDVDLGALLPGDVPLTVDNEANFGALAELWLGEGTPRDFLHVSAEIGIGAAVVVDGQLLRGTRGFAGELGHVPVRPEGPACPCGGRGCLEQYAGEEAVLRAAGLEPGEDRVGLLAGRAAEGDTAVRGALHDAGAALGVALTGAVNLLDPESVVLGGALAGLAPWLLPSLEAELEGRTAGPACPVSVSRLGSEGPLLGAAHWVVRGVLDDPAGVVGRA; this is encoded by the coding sequence ATGACCGCACCGCTGCACGAGCCCCACCCGGCCGGTCCCGGGCGCGCGCTGCCCGACACCCAGCAGGGCATGCGCCGCCGCAATCTGGCCCGGGTGATGCACACCGTCAGCGCGGAGGGCCCCCTCTCGCGTGCCGCCGTCGCCTCGCGGATCGGTCTGACGCGTGCCGCGATCTCGACCCTCGTGGACGAGCTGATCCGCTCCGGCCTGATCGAGGAGCTGGGCCCGGAACGGCCCGGCCGGGTGGGCAGGCCGGGCTCCGCGCTCGCGGTGAGCGCGCACGGCCCGGCCGGTATCGGCGCGGAGATCGGTGTCGACCACCTCGCGGTGTGCGCGGTCGATCTGCGCGGGGCTATACGAGCGAGGGCCGTACGGCACGGCGCGAACCGGGGGCGTTCGGCCGAACCGGTGATCCGTGAGCTGACCGAGCTGGTGCACCGGGTCGTCGCGGAGGCGGACGCCGAAGGGCTGTGGCCCGCGGGGCTCGCGGTGGCGGTGCCCGGTCTGGTGGCGCGTGACGGACGCACGGTCGTCCGCGCCCCCAACCTCGCATGGCACGACGTCGACCTCGGGGCACTCCTGCCCGGAGACGTCCCGCTGACCGTGGACAACGAGGCGAACTTCGGCGCCCTGGCCGAACTCTGGCTCGGCGAGGGCACACCGCGCGACTTCCTGCATGTGTCCGCGGAGATCGGCATCGGCGCGGCCGTCGTCGTGGACGGCCAACTGCTGCGCGGGACCCGAGGATTTGCGGGCGAACTCGGGCATGTGCCGGTCCGCCCGGAGGGGCCCGCGTGCCCCTGCGGGGGCCGCGGCTGCCTGGAGCAGTACGCGGGCGAGGAGGCCGTGCTGCGAGCGGCCGGCCTGGAACCGGGCGAAGACCGCGTCGGCCTGCTCGCCGGGCGGGCGGCCGAGGGGGACACGGCCGTACGAGGTGCTCTGCACGACGCCGGAGCCGCGCTCGGCGTCGCGCTGACCGGGGCGGTGAATCTGCTGGACCCGGAGAGCGTGGTGCTCGGCGGGGCGCTGGCCGGGCTCGCGCCCTGGCTGTTGCCCTCGCTGGAGGCGGAGCTGGAGGGGCGGACCGCGGGGCCGGCCTGCCCGGTATCCGTGTCGCGCCTGGGTTCCGAGGGGCCCTTGCTGGGTGCGGCGCACTGGGTGGTGCGGGGAGTGCTGGATGATCCGGCCGGAGTCGTCGGCCGGGCGTGA
- a CDS encoding acetamidase/formamidase family protein: MSDPRILTVRPQPGEYAWTFGGVPPVARIAPGTVLDLFTEDCFGGRVRSEKDLVSEVCEFPFLNPQTGPFHIEGAEPGDTVAVHFVSIEPARDWAASTTVPLFGALTSTHTTASLQPPLPEAVWIWQLDRTRRTALFRAHDNDFEAELPMDPMHGTVGVAPANLEVRSALVPDAHGGNMDTPEMRAGVTCYLGVNVEGALLSLGDGHARQGEGETCGVAVECAMNTVVIVELLKGIATPWPRIESDTHIISTGSARPLEDAFRISQLDLVQWLVRDYGFSESDAYQFATQAVESPLANVCDTNYTCVAKLRKQWLPERETHRGVHARLRETAAALPR; the protein is encoded by the coding sequence ATGAGCGACCCCCGGATCCTGACCGTCCGACCCCAACCCGGCGAGTACGCCTGGACGTTCGGCGGTGTGCCGCCCGTGGCGCGGATCGCGCCCGGCACGGTGCTCGACCTGTTCACGGAGGACTGTTTCGGCGGCCGGGTGCGGTCGGAGAAGGACCTGGTCTCCGAGGTCTGCGAGTTCCCCTTCCTCAACCCGCAGACCGGTCCGTTCCACATCGAGGGCGCGGAGCCCGGGGACACCGTCGCCGTGCACTTCGTCTCGATCGAGCCCGCCCGCGACTGGGCCGCGTCCACCACTGTCCCCCTGTTCGGCGCCCTCACCTCCACCCACACCACGGCCTCCCTCCAGCCCCCGCTCCCGGAGGCCGTCTGGATCTGGCAGCTGGACAGGACCCGGCGCACCGCCCTCTTCCGCGCGCACGACAACGACTTCGAGGCAGAGCTGCCGATGGATCCCATGCACGGGACCGTGGGTGTGGCCCCCGCCAACCTGGAGGTCCGCTCCGCGCTGGTGCCGGACGCGCACGGCGGGAACATGGACACACCCGAGATGCGGGCGGGCGTCACCTGTTATCTCGGGGTGAACGTCGAGGGCGCGCTGCTGAGTCTCGGGGACGGACACGCGCGCCAGGGCGAGGGAGAGACCTGCGGTGTCGCCGTCGAGTGCGCGATGAACACGGTGGTGATCGTCGAACTGCTCAAGGGAATCGCCACCCCCTGGCCGCGCATCGAGTCGGACACCCACATCATCTCGACGGGTTCGGCACGCCCACTGGAGGACGCGTTCCGGATATCGCAGCTCGACCTGGTGCAGTGGCTGGTGCGCGACTACGGCTTCAGCGAGTCGGACGCCTACCAGTTCGCGACCCAGGCCGTCGAGTCCCCGTTGGCCAATGTGTGCGATACCAACTACACATGCGTGGCCAAGCTGCGCAAGCAGTGGCTGCCCGAGCGAGAGACGCACCGCGGGGTGCACGCCCGCCTGCGCGAGACGGCCGCGGCCCTGCCGCGCTGA
- a CDS encoding N-acetylmuramoyl-L-alanine amidase produces the protein MERARSLTSRRRLLQGAALAAVPYGLLPGPHAGAQVQAPDHPTAAWRQANTANFTTARRPVEYTVDLVIVHVTQTDYSGTLRVFRNPKKKVSAHYLVRSSDGHVAQCVRESDIAWHAGNWVYNTRSIGIEHEGWVDRPAYFTDALYERSAALTAAICARHGIPRDRRHIIGHHEVPGTDHTDPGPHWDWERYLTLVKAA, from the coding sequence ATGGAACGGGCACGATCACTGACCAGCAGACGACGGCTGTTGCAGGGCGCCGCGCTCGCCGCTGTGCCGTACGGGCTGTTGCCCGGACCGCACGCCGGGGCGCAGGTCCAGGCTCCCGACCACCCGACGGCCGCGTGGCGGCAGGCGAACACCGCCAACTTCACCACCGCCCGCCGGCCCGTGGAGTACACCGTCGACCTGGTGATCGTCCATGTCACGCAGACCGACTACTCCGGCACCCTGAGGGTCTTCCGGAACCCGAAGAAGAAGGTGTCCGCGCACTACCTCGTCCGCTCCTCCGACGGACACGTGGCGCAGTGCGTCCGGGAGTCGGACATCGCCTGGCACGCCGGGAACTGGGTCTACAACACCCGCAGTATCGGCATCGAGCACGAGGGCTGGGTGGACCGGCCCGCCTACTTCACTGACGCCCTCTACGAGCGATCAGCGGCGCTGACCGCGGCGATCTGCGCCAGACACGGCATCCCGAGAGACAGGAGGCACATCATCGGCCATCACGAGGTGCCGGGCACCGACCACACCGACCCGGGGCCGCACTGGGACTGGGAACGCTACCTCACACTCGTCAAGGCCGCCTGA
- a CDS encoding GAF domain-containing protein: protein MTDPWVALEPGADPAEHARMLRRAHETFTAAGTVPKPVRAVVADSWRRSARAGVGPDGTASVELADGDLGAYRAEHPLARVMPLFRELLGSFAADGEHLLAVCDEHGRLLWVEGHATTRRQAMQMNFVPGARWSETAVGTNAPGTAVAVDRPVQVFAAEHFIRRVQPWTCAAAPVHDPRTGRVLGAVDITGGDGLAHPHSLGFVQAVARAAESHLALIAPVSPAADTHQLSALGRDEAQLVTGGRRIRLSRRHSEILVLLARHPEGLSGDELLCALYEDESVTPVTLRAELARLRRILGPGLLASRPYRLTAPVESDVAVVERRLAAGAVSAAATAYSGPLLPGSQAPAVARVRRRLADGLRTALIARRDPDLLADWAHAPWGEDDLDVWRALAAVRPTASVRSRLTALESELAAPPGRGAR, encoded by the coding sequence TTGACGGATCCGTGGGTGGCCCTGGAGCCGGGGGCCGACCCTGCCGAGCACGCACGCATGCTGCGCCGCGCGCATGAGACGTTCACCGCGGCGGGCACCGTGCCCAAACCGGTGCGCGCCGTGGTGGCCGACTCCTGGCGGCGTTCCGCGAGAGCGGGGGTCGGGCCGGACGGCACGGCGAGTGTGGAACTCGCGGACGGCGACCTCGGCGCCTACCGCGCGGAGCATCCGCTGGCCCGGGTGATGCCGCTGTTCCGGGAGCTGCTGGGCTCGTTCGCGGCGGACGGAGAGCATCTGCTCGCGGTGTGCGACGAGCACGGCAGGCTGCTGTGGGTCGAGGGGCACGCCACGACCCGTCGGCAGGCGATGCAGATGAACTTCGTGCCCGGCGCCCGCTGGTCGGAGACGGCGGTCGGGACGAACGCGCCGGGTACGGCGGTGGCGGTCGACCGGCCGGTGCAGGTGTTCGCGGCCGAGCACTTCATCCGGCGGGTGCAACCGTGGACGTGCGCGGCGGCACCGGTGCACGATCCGCGCACCGGGCGGGTGCTGGGAGCCGTGGACATCACCGGGGGCGACGGGCTCGCGCATCCGCACAGCCTGGGCTTCGTGCAGGCGGTCGCGCGGGCGGCGGAGTCCCATCTGGCCCTGATCGCCCCGGTGAGCCCGGCCGCGGACACGCACCAGCTGTCCGCGCTGGGACGGGACGAGGCCCAGCTGGTCACCGGTGGCCGCCGGATCAGGCTCAGCCGGCGGCACAGCGAGATCCTCGTCCTGCTCGCCCGGCATCCGGAAGGGCTGAGCGGGGACGAGCTGCTGTGCGCGCTGTACGAGGACGAGTCGGTCACGCCAGTGACCCTGCGCGCCGAGCTCGCCCGGCTGCGGCGGATTCTCGGCCCCGGTCTGCTGGCGTCCCGGCCGTACCGGCTCACCGCGCCGGTCGAGTCCGACGTCGCGGTCGTCGAGCGGCGCTTGGCGGCGGGGGCGGTGAGCGCGGCGGCGACGGCGTACTCCGGCCCCCTGCTGCCCGGTTCCCAGGCGCCGGCGGTGGCCAGGGTCAGACGACGCCTCGCCGACGGGCTCCGCACGGCGCTGATCGCCCGCCGGGACCCGGACCTGCTGGCGGACTGGGCCCACGCGCCCTGGGGCGAGGACGACCTGGACGTCTGGCGCGCCCTGGCCGCCGTACGCCCGACCGCCTCGGTCCGCTCCCGCCTCACCGCGCTGGAGTCTGAGCTGGCGGCTCCACCGGGGCGCGGGGCACGCTGA
- the adh gene encoding aldehyde dehydrogenase has translation MTRYAAPGTEGAIVSYQARYDHFIGGEYVPPLKGQYFENPSPVNGQPFTEIARGTAEDVERALDAAHAAAPAWGRTSVTERSDILLKIADRMEANLEQLAVAESWENGKPVRETLAADIPLAIDHFRYFAGAIRAQEGSLGEIDDDTVAYHFHEPLGVVAQIIPWNFPILMATWKLAPALAAGNAVVLKPAEQTPASIHVWLSVIADLLPPGVVNVVNGFGVEAGKPLASSPRVAKVAFTGETTTGRLIMQYASENITPVTLELGGKSPNIFFEDIWRTDDDFRDKALEGFTMFALNQGEVCTCPSRALVQRGHYAEFMEAAVARTEQIKTGHPLDTDTMIGAQASNDQLEKILSYLDIGRQEGARVLTGGERIEHDGELKGGYYVQPTIFEGNNRMRIFQEEIFGPVVSVTSFDDFDDAIKIANDTLYGLGAGVWTRDANTAYRAGRAIQAGRVWTNCYHAYPAHAAFGGYKGSGIGRETHKMMLEHYQQTKNLLVSYSPRKLGFF, from the coding sequence ATGACCCGTTACGCGGCACCGGGGACCGAGGGCGCGATCGTCTCCTATCAGGCGCGCTACGACCACTTCATCGGTGGCGAGTACGTGCCGCCGCTCAAGGGGCAGTACTTCGAGAACCCCTCTCCGGTGAACGGTCAGCCGTTCACGGAGATCGCGCGGGGCACGGCGGAGGACGTGGAGCGGGCCCTGGACGCGGCGCACGCGGCCGCGCCGGCCTGGGGACGCACGTCGGTGACCGAGCGCTCCGACATCCTGCTGAAGATCGCCGACCGGATGGAGGCGAACCTGGAGCAACTGGCGGTCGCCGAGAGCTGGGAGAACGGCAAGCCGGTCCGGGAGACGCTGGCGGCCGACATCCCGCTCGCCATCGACCACTTCCGCTACTTCGCCGGCGCGATCCGGGCGCAGGAGGGCTCGCTCGGCGAGATCGACGACGACACGGTGGCGTACCACTTCCATGAGCCGCTGGGTGTGGTCGCGCAGATCATCCCGTGGAACTTCCCGATCCTGATGGCGACATGGAAGCTGGCCCCGGCGCTGGCGGCGGGCAACGCGGTCGTGCTGAAGCCGGCCGAGCAGACCCCGGCCTCGATCCACGTCTGGCTGAGCGTGATCGCCGATCTGCTGCCGCCGGGGGTCGTCAACGTGGTGAACGGCTTCGGCGTGGAGGCGGGCAAGCCGCTGGCGTCCAGCCCGCGGGTGGCGAAAGTGGCGTTCACCGGTGAGACCACGACCGGCCGTCTGATCATGCAGTACGCCTCGGAGAACATCACCCCGGTCACCCTCGAACTCGGCGGCAAGTCCCCGAACATCTTCTTCGAGGACATCTGGCGGACGGACGACGACTTCCGCGACAAGGCCCTTGAGGGCTTCACCATGTTCGCGCTGAACCAGGGCGAGGTGTGCACCTGTCCGTCGCGGGCGCTCGTCCAGCGGGGCCACTACGCCGAGTTCATGGAGGCGGCGGTCGCCCGCACCGAGCAGATCAAGACCGGGCATCCGCTCGACACGGACACGATGATCGGCGCCCAGGCCTCCAACGACCAGCTGGAGAAGATCCTCTCCTACCTGGACATCGGCCGACAGGAAGGCGCCCGGGTCCTCACCGGCGGGGAGCGCATCGAGCACGACGGCGAACTCAAGGGCGGCTACTACGTCCAGCCGACCATCTTCGAGGGCAACAACCGGATGCGGATCTTCCAGGAGGAGATCTTCGGGCCCGTCGTCTCGGTGACGTCGTTCGACGACTTCGACGACGCCATCAAGATCGCCAATGACACGCTGTACGGCCTGGGCGCGGGCGTGTGGACCCGCGACGCCAACACCGCCTACCGCGCGGGCCGCGCGATCCAGGCGGGCCGCGTCTGGACGAACTGCTACCACGCCTACCCCGCGCACGCGGCGTTCGGCGGCTACAAGGGCTCGGGCATCGGCCGCGAGACGCACAAGATGATGCTGGAGCACTACCAGCAGACCAAGAATCTGCTGGTGTCGTACTCGCCGAGGAAGCTGGGCTTCTTCTAG
- a CDS encoding transposase: MADSVANEAAFGRPGNPRGRDKSSFPQVRMACLIEVGTHLVLDAEPAGCRTGEVTLVSRLPRSCQPGELVLADREFLGVPLWRAFTDSGADLLWRVPANRILPVARMLRDGSWLSRIHARTDPDARPYPPDDITGYESAAAGG, translated from the coding sequence GTGGCTGACAGCGTGGCCAACGAGGCCGCTTTCGGCCGTCCCGGAAACCCCCGCGGCCGCGACAAGTCCAGCTTTCCCCAGGTGCGGATGGCCTGTCTGATCGAGGTGGGCACCCACCTCGTCCTGGATGCCGAGCCGGCCGGCTGCCGCACCGGCGAAGTCACCCTGGTCAGCCGCCTGCCCCGCTCCTGCCAGCCCGGCGAACTGGTCCTGGCGGACCGGGAGTTCCTCGGCGTGCCGTTGTGGAGGGCGTTCACCGACAGCGGTGCCGATCTGCTGTGGCGGGTGCCCGCCAACCGCATCCTGCCCGTCGCCCGGATGCTGCGGGACGGGTCCTGGCTCTCGCGTATCCACGCCCGCACCGATCCCGATGCCCGTCCTTACCCACCCGACGACATCACCGGCTACGAGTCAGCCGCAGCCGGCGGCTGA